A stretch of Malus sylvestris chromosome 11, drMalSylv7.2, whole genome shotgun sequence DNA encodes these proteins:
- the LOC126591144 gene encoding E3 ubiquitin-protein ligase SDIR1-like isoform X1: protein MSFVFRGTRADIESGFPGHIPERPAMRIHAARPVSMNSLAFLVTVILLFMILNSHQMSPNFLLWLVVGVFLMATTLRMFATCQQLQAQARSHAAAASGMLSHTELRLHMPPSIAFATRGRLQGLRLQLALLDREFDDLDYDTLRALDSDNASTATSMSEEEINALPVHKHKVTGPENVDGSSLQHASSSSAPVEASFGAKEMDADSIFSKLRLTKQDGSMKEQVSKRMDGSMKDLENELTCSICLEQVNRGDLVRSLPCLHQFHANCIDPWLRQQGTCPVCKFRAGSTWQESRESGSDGSDMA, encoded by the exons atgagttttgttttccgagGGACTAGAGCAGATATTGAAAGTGGCTTTCCAGGACATATTCCCGAACGACCAGCAATG cgtATACATGCAGCTCGACCAGTTAGTATGAATTCACTGGCATTTCTTGTCACGG TTATACTCCTATTCATGATATTAAACTCTCACCAGATGTCTCCGAACTTTCTG CTGTGGCTAGTTGTGGGTGTCTTTTTGATGGCCACAACCCTGAGGATGTTTGCAACTTGTCAGCAACTTCAAGCCCAAGCCCGATCACATGCTGCAGCTGCAAGTGGCATGCTCAGTCATACGGAACTGCGACTGCACATGCCACCTTCAATAGCTTTTGCAACCAGAGGACGATTACAAGGACTAAGACTCCAGCTGGCACTGCTTGACCGTGAGTTTGATGATCTAG ATTATGATACTTTGAGGGCTCTGGACTCTGATAATGCCTCAACAGCAACTTCAATGAGTGAGGAGGAGATTAATGCTTTACCCGTCCACAAGCACAAAGTCACTGGCCCAGAGAACGT tgatGGCTCGTCACTGCAACATGCATCATCATCTTCAGCTCCAGTTGAG GCCTCTTTTGGTGCCAAGGAAATGGATGCTGACTCCATTTTCTCCAAGTTGAGG cTGACAAAGCAAGATGGGAGCATGAAGGAGCAAGTCTCCAAAAGGATGGACGGGAGCATGAAGGATTTAGAAAATGAGCTGACATGCAGCATTTGCTTAGAGCAAGTTAACAGAGGGGACCTAGTTCGTAGCTTGCCATGTTTGCATCAG TTCCATGCTAACTGCATAGATCCTTGGCTCCGGCAGCAAGGCACATGCCCTGTGTGTAAATTTAGAGCTGGGTCAACATGGCAGGAGAGCCGGGAGAGTGGATCGGACGGTTCGGACATGGCATAA
- the LOC126591144 gene encoding E3 ubiquitin-protein ligase SDIR1-like isoform X2, which yields MSFVFRGTRADIESGFPGHIPERPAMRIHAARPVSMNSLAFLVTVILLFMILNSHQMSPNFLLWLVVGVFLMATTLRMFATCQQLQAQARSHAAAASGMLSHTELRLHMPPSIAFATRGRLQGLRLQLALLDREFDDLDYDTLRALDSDNASTATSMSEEEINALPVHKHKVTGPENVDGSSLQHASSSSAPVELTKQDGSMKEQVSKRMDGSMKDLENELTCSICLEQVNRGDLVRSLPCLHQFHANCIDPWLRQQGTCPVCKFRAGSTWQESRESGSDGSDMA from the exons atgagttttgttttccgagGGACTAGAGCAGATATTGAAAGTGGCTTTCCAGGACATATTCCCGAACGACCAGCAATG cgtATACATGCAGCTCGACCAGTTAGTATGAATTCACTGGCATTTCTTGTCACGG TTATACTCCTATTCATGATATTAAACTCTCACCAGATGTCTCCGAACTTTCTG CTGTGGCTAGTTGTGGGTGTCTTTTTGATGGCCACAACCCTGAGGATGTTTGCAACTTGTCAGCAACTTCAAGCCCAAGCCCGATCACATGCTGCAGCTGCAAGTGGCATGCTCAGTCATACGGAACTGCGACTGCACATGCCACCTTCAATAGCTTTTGCAACCAGAGGACGATTACAAGGACTAAGACTCCAGCTGGCACTGCTTGACCGTGAGTTTGATGATCTAG ATTATGATACTTTGAGGGCTCTGGACTCTGATAATGCCTCAACAGCAACTTCAATGAGTGAGGAGGAGATTAATGCTTTACCCGTCCACAAGCACAAAGTCACTGGCCCAGAGAACGT tgatGGCTCGTCACTGCAACATGCATCATCATCTTCAGCTCCAGTTGAG cTGACAAAGCAAGATGGGAGCATGAAGGAGCAAGTCTCCAAAAGGATGGACGGGAGCATGAAGGATTTAGAAAATGAGCTGACATGCAGCATTTGCTTAGAGCAAGTTAACAGAGGGGACCTAGTTCGTAGCTTGCCATGTTTGCATCAG TTCCATGCTAACTGCATAGATCCTTGGCTCCGGCAGCAAGGCACATGCCCTGTGTGTAAATTTAGAGCTGGGTCAACATGGCAGGAGAGCCGGGAGAGTGGATCGGACGGTTCGGACATGGCATAA
- the LOC126591143 gene encoding zinc transporter 2-like, with amino-acid sequence MASIPFVKSTFLLASVLLLSLQPFLVNGHGGSNHDDSGGHKVDLHTKGLVLVKVWCLIILLVSTFAGGISPYFYRWNESFLLMGTQFAGGVFLGTSLMHFLSDADATFRELTTKTYPFAFMLASAGYLLTMLGDCVVLFVTRSGEREARVEVEEGRNAALHDHKEDGEDDNPVFLKTSSFGDTILLILALCFHSVFEGIAVGVADTKSDAWRNLWTISLHKIFAAIAMGIALLRMLPKRAFLVTAAYSFAFAVSSPIGVGIGIAINATTQGHVADWIYAISMGLACGVFIYVAINHLIAKGFKPQAKCYFDTPAFKFVAVLLGVGVIAIVMIWD; translated from the exons ATGGCTTCCATTCCTTTCGTTAAGTCAACCTTTCTTTTAGCATCTGTGCTCCTCTTATCCCTGCAACCATTCCTAGTCAACGGTCATGGCGGCAGCAACCATGATGATAGCGGCGGACATAAAGTTGATCTGCATACGAAAGGCTTGGTTTTGGTGAAAGTATGGTGCTTGATTATTCTACTGGTGAGCACTTTCGCCGGTGGCATCTCCCCCTACTTTTATCGATGGAACGAAAGCTTTCTTCTCATGGGGACGCAATTCGCTGGTGGGGTTTTTCTTGGTACCTCTTTGATGCACTTCTTGAGTGACGCAGATGCGACATTTCGTGAGCTTACCACGAAAACATACCCTTTCGCATTCATGCTAGCGTCGGCTGGTTATCTGCTAACCATGCTTGGAGATTGCGTTGTGCTGTTTGTGACGAGGTCGGGTGAAAGAGAAGCTAGAGTGGAAGTGGAGGAGGGAAGGAATGCTGCACTGCATGATCATAAGGAAGATGGAGAGGACGACAACCCAGTTTTCTTGAAGACATCGTCTTTCGGAGACACCATACTTCTCATCCTTGCGCTGTGTTTTCATTCAGTTTTTGAGGGCATTGCTGTTGGAGTTGCAG ATACAAAGTCAGATGCATGGAGGAACCTATGGACAATATCACTACacaagatttttgcagccattGCTATGGGGATTGCACTACTGAGGATGCTACCCAAAAGAGCATTCTTAGTAACTGCAGCTtattcttttgcttttgctgtTTCTAGTCCCATTGGAGTAGGCATCGGCATTGCCATCAACGCCACAACTCAAGGACATGTAGCTGATTGGATATATGCCATTTCAATGGGACTTGCTTGTGGAGTTTTCATCTATGTTGCAATCAACCATCTCATTGCCAAAGGGTTTAAACCACAAGCTAAATGCTACTTCGATACTCCAGCTTTCAAGTTCGTTGCTGTGCTTCTTGGAGTGGGAGTCATAGCAATTGTTATGATCTGGGATTAA
- the LOC126591145 gene encoding laccase-2-like encodes MGSAIPLSATFLVAFLLALISLCASPEFAIAAAGGVTRQYKFDIELKNVTRLCTTKSIVTVNGKFPGPRIIAREGDRVLVKVVNHVPNNITLHWHGIRQLQSGWADGPSYVTQCPIQTNQNYVYNFTIIGQRGTLFWHAHISWLRATVYGPLIILPKRHAPYPFPKPHKEVPIIFGEWWNVDPEVVISQALQTGNGPNVSDAYTINGLPGPLYNCSKKDTFRLKVKPGKTYLLRLISAALNDELFFSIANHSITVVEADAVYVKPFKTNILLITPGQTTNVLLKAKPHYPNATFLMLARPYFTGRGTFDNSTVAGILEYKKPSNSSSSTSLKSHPLFRPILPQINATSFVANFTSKLRSLANSRFPANVPKTVERRFFFTVGLGTNPCPKNQTCQGPTNTTKFAASMNNISFALPSVAMLQSHFFAQSNSVYSTDFPIIPPKPFNYTGTPPNNTNVSNGTKVVVLKFNTSVELVMQGTSILGAESHPLHLHGFNFFVVGQGFGNFDPNNDPSNFNLVDPVERNTVGVPSGGWVAIRFLADNPGVWLMHCHFDVHLSWGLRMAWVVQDGKLPNQKLPPPPSDLPKC; translated from the exons ATGGGGTCTGCGATTCCTTTGTCAGCAACATTTCTAGTTGCTTTTCTTCTTGCTCTTATCTCTCTGTGTGCCTCTCCTGAGTTTGCCATTGCTGCAGCTGGCGGTGTTACAAGGCAATACAAATTTGAT ATAGAGTTGAAAAATGTGACTAGGCTGTGCACCACAAAGAGCATTGTGACAGTGAATGGCAAGTTTCCTGGACCTCGAATTATTGCCAGAGAAGGAGACAGGGTTTTGGTTAAAGTGGTCAATCATGTTCCAAACAACATTACCCTCCATTG GCATGGCATCCGACAATTGCAGAGTGGATGGGCAGATGGGCCATCATATGTCACTCAGTGCCCTATTCAAACAAACCAGAATTATGTGTACAACTTCACCATCATTGGCCAAAGGGGAACTCTCTTCTGGCATGCTCACATCTCATGGCTAAGAGCTACTGTCTATGGACCCCTCATCATCCTCCCTAAGCGCCATGCTCCCTACCCTTTTCCCAAACCCCACAAAGAAGTTCCCATCATTTTCG GTGAGTGGTGGAATGTTGATCCGGAGGTTGTAATTAGTCAGGCTCTACAGACCGGAAATGGTCCTAATGTCTCCGATGCCTATACGATTAACGGACTTCCAGGACCATTGTACAATTGTTCCAAAAAGG ATACTTTCAGGCTAAAGGTTAAGCCAGGAAAGACATACCTCTTGCGTTTGATCAGCGCCGCACTAAATGATGAACTGTTTTTTAGCATAGCAAACCACAGCATAACAGTAGTTGAAGCAGATGCTGTGTATGTCAAACCCTTCAAGACCAATATCTTACTCATCACACCAGGGCAAACCACAAACGTGCTTCTTAAGGCAAAACCTCACTACCCTAATGCCACTTTCCTAATGTTAGCTAGACCCTACTTTACAGGCAGGGGTACTTTTGACAATTCAACTGTTGCTGGAATTCTTGAGTACAaaaaaccctcaaattcttcttcctccacatCACTGAAAAGCCATCCACTTTTTAGGCCAATCCTTCCCCAAATCAATGCTACTTCATTTGTTGCAAATTTTACTAGTAAACTCAGGAGTTTGGCCAATTCTAGATTTCCAGCCAATGTGCCCAAAACTGTTGAAAGACGCTTCTTTTTCACAGTAGGGCTTGGAACCAACCCATGCCCTAAAAACCAAACATGCCAAGGGCCTACTAACACCACCAAATTTGCAGCTTCTATGAACAACATCTCATTTGCTCTTCCTTCAGTAGCAATGCTTCAATCTCATTTCTTTGCTCAATCCAACAGTGTTTACTCCACCGATTTCCCTATTATTCCTCCCAAACCGTTCAATTATACAGGCACTCCACCTAACAACACCAATGTTAGTAATGGGACAAAGGTGGTGGTCTTGAAGTTCAATACTAGTGTGGAATTGGTGATGCAGGGCACTAGCATTTTGGGTGCTGAAAGCCACCCTCTTCACCTTCATGGCTTCAACTTCTTTGTTGTTGGACAAGGTTTTGGAAACTTTGACCCTAACAATGACCCGTCCAACTTCAACCTTGTTGATCCTGTTGAAAGGAACACCGTCGGAGTACCCTCCGGGGGTTGGGTGGCTATCCGATTTCTTGCAGACAACCCAG GCGTTTGGCTCATGCACTGCCACTTTGATGTCCATTTGAGCTGGGGTCTGAGGATGGCTTGGGTAGTCCAGGATGGGAAGCTCCCTAATCAGAAGCTGCCTCCTCCACCGTCCGATCTTCCCAAGTGTTGA
- the LOC126591146 gene encoding small polypeptide DEVIL 13-like has protein sequence MDEKWKLPKNKHEGTSSSSSSSKFAFTRSSSTRSTSSLLRSNSQKSNASSSKCPLPRSFSQKSSSISRKCSSLAKEQKARFYIMRRCVAMLVCWRGD, from the coding sequence ATGGATGAGAAGTGGAAGCTACCAAAGAACAAGCACGAAGGCACTTCATCATCAAGTTCTTCTTCCAAGTTTGCCTTCACAAGAAGTTCATCAACCAGAAGCACATCTTCCTTGCTGAGAAGCAATTCACAAAAAAGCAATGCCTCTAGCTCCAAGTGTCCTCTTCCAAGAAGCTTCTCACAAAAGAGCTCTTCCATTAGCCGCAAGTGCAGTAGCCTTGCCAAGGAACAGAAGGCTAGATTCTACATCATGAGAAGATGTGTTGCTATGCTTGTTTGTTGGCGTGGtgattaa